The following proteins are encoded in a genomic region of Halomicroarcula saliterrae:
- a CDS encoding agmatinase family protein → MTNDIREPTTRPPDLTFAGIDTFFGAAPEDPDELTDDVDVGFVGVPFDGSVSRRPGTRYGPGALRAASSWQSTFAGGPAGAHNVDTDRHVSYDDIAMRDCGDAPTIPNDVERTRDQVAAYVQAVTESAFPVVLGGDHYITYPSFAGVANAVDGDIGLIHLDAHSDTSDGSEIYGDHWHGSPMARIDELPDASYETHAMVGIRCYERDGFPELVSERGIHVDYARDIREKGIETAIEHAIQHATDGTDAVYLTVDIDAVDPAFAPGTGTPEPGGLTSSELLLAMDRLGACSDIAAMDLMEVAPRLDPTDSTAMLGSMAIARFLERRFC, encoded by the coding sequence ATGACAAACGACATCAGAGAACCGACCACCCGTCCGCCGGACCTCACTTTCGCTGGTATTGACACCTTCTTCGGCGCAGCGCCCGAGGACCCCGACGAGCTCACTGACGACGTCGACGTCGGCTTCGTCGGTGTCCCGTTCGACGGCAGCGTCTCGCGGCGACCGGGGACGCGCTACGGACCAGGTGCCCTGCGAGCGGCGAGCAGCTGGCAATCGACGTTCGCCGGCGGACCGGCGGGCGCGCACAACGTCGACACCGACCGCCACGTCAGTTACGACGACATCGCGATGCGTGACTGCGGGGATGCGCCGACGATTCCCAACGATGTCGAGCGCACTCGCGACCAGGTTGCCGCGTACGTCCAGGCCGTCACCGAATCGGCGTTCCCGGTCGTGCTGGGCGGGGATCACTACATCACCTACCCCTCCTTCGCCGGGGTCGCAAACGCTGTCGACGGTGATATCGGGCTAATTCATCTGGACGCTCACTCGGACACGAGCGACGGCTCCGAGATATACGGCGACCACTGGCACGGTTCGCCGATGGCTCGCATCGACGAGCTACCCGACGCCAGCTACGAGACCCACGCGATGGTCGGGATACGGTGTTACGAACGCGACGGGTTCCCCGAGCTCGTTTCGGAGCGGGGCATCCACGTCGATTACGCACGCGACATCCGCGAGAAGGGGATAGAGACCGCTATCGAGCACGCTATCCAGCACGCCACCGACGGGACGGACGCCGTCTATCTGACCGTCGATATCGACGCCGTCGACCCCGCGTTCGCGCCCGGGACCGGCACGCCGGAGCCCGGCGGGCTGACCAGTTCCGAACTCCTGCTGGCGATGGACAGGCTGGGCGCGTGCTCCGACATCGCGGCGATGGACCTGATGGAGGTCGCCCCGAGACTCGACCCGACCGATTCGACGGCGATGCTCGGTTCGATGGCAATCGCTCGGTTCCTCGAACGACGGTTCTGCTGA
- a CDS encoding alpha/beta fold hydrolase, which produces MQTVTSTDGTDIAFEQHGDGPPLILLHGGSAPQYWRPVIPRFAEDYTVIVPHRRGVGESGDSDEYTLSRGAEDVRAVIDAVDDDPILFGHSFGGLLAIETARTASVEKLVAYEPAVLVGEYREQADLASQMQARIDDGEPRQAMKFYVREVMHGGDIDDLDGWLAEWPPWPDIVALTENIARINRAIEGYRLPESLDITAPTLLLTGTEGPPHLRDGIRAVDAALPGDHLLEIEGVGHGGPAEAPGRVIPKVRSFIERQETVAPESSR; this is translated from the coding sequence ATGCAGACTGTGACTTCGACAGACGGTACTGATATCGCTTTTGAGCAACACGGAGATGGACCACCGCTTATCCTGCTACACGGTGGGTCCGCCCCCCAGTATTGGCGACCGGTAATCCCGCGTTTTGCTGAGGACTATACGGTCATCGTTCCCCATCGGCGCGGAGTTGGCGAAAGCGGTGACAGTGACGAGTATACTCTCTCCCGAGGAGCCGAGGATGTTCGTGCAGTTATCGATGCTGTCGACGACGACCCGATTCTCTTCGGGCATTCGTTCGGTGGCCTCTTGGCGATCGAGACTGCTCGGACAGCCTCTGTAGAGAAACTCGTCGCGTACGAGCCGGCGGTCCTCGTCGGAGAATATAGAGAGCAGGCCGATCTCGCGTCGCAAATGCAGGCACGAATCGACGACGGCGAACCCCGCCAGGCGATGAAGTTCTACGTTCGAGAGGTCATGCACGGCGGCGACATCGACGACCTCGACGGATGGCTCGCCGAGTGGCCGCCGTGGCCGGACATCGTCGCTCTGACGGAGAATATCGCCCGAATCAATCGCGCGATCGAGGGCTACCGCCTCCCTGAGTCACTGGATATCACCGCACCCACACTCCTGCTAACTGGAACAGAGGGACCACCGCATCTCCGGGACGGGATCCGCGCAGTTGATGCGGCCCTCCCGGGCGACCACCTTCTCGAGATTGAGGGCGTCGGCCACGGCGGCCCGGCAGAAGCGCCGGGTCGCGTGATACCGAAGGTTCGATCCTTCATCGAGCGACAAGAGACGGTGGCTCCGGAGAGCAGCCGCTAG
- a CDS encoding HD domain-containing protein, whose protein sequence is MPSRIGPRARELSRPYYAEALPAHDIFHAKRVRDVAVQLADQHPGPVDRGVLAAAAWLHDVGRPRERVGEIDDHGDWAANEVLPLLAEEDVTAERITAIEHCLRTHSIRSSSPPPETPEAKLLFDADKLDAAGAVGLVRLTCIVGERSGRTGDQYAVIDDATTLDGARPEGPDIALLREWARERLDALYTAPGRQLGESRWEFMERFFAQFARETGAATDT, encoded by the coding sequence ATGCCCTCCAGAATCGGTCCCCGCGCCCGCGAGCTATCGCGACCATACTACGCGGAGGCCCTCCCGGCACACGATATATTCCACGCGAAGCGAGTCCGTGACGTCGCCGTACAGCTGGCGGACCAGCATCCCGGTCCGGTCGATAGAGGCGTTCTAGCGGCCGCGGCGTGGTTGCACGATGTCGGCCGACCACGCGAGCGTGTCGGGGAGATCGACGACCACGGCGACTGGGCCGCGAACGAAGTATTGCCCCTTCTCGCGGAGGAGGACGTGACGGCCGAGCGGATTACCGCCATCGAGCACTGTCTGCGGACCCACAGCATCCGTTCGAGCTCACCACCACCCGAGACACCCGAGGCGAAGTTGCTCTTCGACGCTGACAAGCTCGATGCGGCCGGTGCTGTCGGGCTCGTTCGCCTGACCTGTATCGTCGGTGAACGCTCGGGACGAACCGGCGATCAGTATGCCGTCATCGATGACGCGACCACACTCGACGGGGCCCGCCCCGAGGGACCGGACATTGCCCTGTTACGGGAGTGGGCACGAGAGCGTCTCGATGCATTGTACACCGCTCCAGGCCGACAGCTCGGCGAGTCCCGGTGGGAGTTCATGGAGCGCTTTTTCGCGCAGTTCGCCCGGGAAACGGGCGCAGCGACAGACACGTGA
- a CDS encoding cysteine hydrolase family protein, giving the protein MLPPTDAPIGTTPALIVVDAQGGSPDVGTDSPMTSDSGSLPGGREAVIEQINEVVGHARDADVPIIWGKEVHRPDFADYGAEYDSCEPEHAIAGDDGTRLDDRLVVDEDELPPAEYVVGKQRYNFFHRTDIDHILRTYDVDTVILVGFMTHICVHYTAHGAHEHDYAYRVVEEGTASPTQELHEIGLRMLRYLQPRGVRNRDEVTAALDDYEGNPVVRRVKETGLVHPDTGPVQPLDGDPDPLRPSE; this is encoded by the coding sequence ATGCTCCCACCCACGGACGCACCGATTGGTACCACACCGGCACTGATAGTCGTCGACGCACAGGGTGGCTCACCTGACGTGGGCACCGACAGCCCGATGACCTCCGACTCGGGGTCGCTCCCGGGCGGCCGCGAGGCGGTCATCGAACAGATCAACGAAGTCGTCGGACACGCTCGTGACGCCGATGTCCCGATTATCTGGGGGAAAGAGGTCCATCGCCCCGACTTCGCCGACTACGGTGCCGAGTACGACTCCTGTGAACCCGAACACGCGATCGCCGGTGACGACGGGACACGGCTCGACGACCGACTCGTCGTCGACGAGGACGAACTCCCGCCGGCAGAGTACGTCGTCGGCAAGCAGCGGTACAACTTCTTCCACCGGACGGATATCGACCACATCCTCAGGACGTACGACGTCGACACCGTAATCCTCGTCGGCTTCATGACCCACATCTGTGTCCACTACACGGCACACGGTGCCCACGAACACGACTACGCCTACCGCGTCGTCGAAGAGGGCACCGCCTCACCGACACAGGAGCTCCACGAGATCGGGCTTCGGATGTTGCGGTACCTCCAGCCCCGCGGCGTCCGTAATCGCGACGAGGTCACGGCCGCTCTCGACGACTACGAGGGCAACCCGGTCGTCCGCCGGGTCAAAGAGACCGGGCTCGTCCACCCCGACACCGGTCCAGTCCAGCCACTGGACGGCGACCCGGACCCGCTCCGACCGTCGGAGTGA
- a CDS encoding MFS transporter produces MRARSDDHSQREASPPLWKNRDFLRFFVGQFVTNAGDSLYSVAILWAVFELSGSTFLTGAANSLLLLPFLLQIAAGPLIDRLPIKHVLVGTQVVQGGAILVLTVAASTGALSVPLVFVTIPVLSLMTLVADPLRATVVPRIVPEDQLSRSNSALTTITHGLDMVFDAMGGLLIAAFGVTTLFLLDTFTFAVAGLLFSGMLIPVVDDDSDGAGESATATYLADLREGVDVLRGTVFVEIMGTSAVFNFAVGVTLAILPAFGEMLGGPAIYGLLLGALGIGRVVGSVSASRLTHLAYGRFKPITYVFSALLWVGSVGSPSVVLTVVLFGLAWVSAGIDAVMLETLSQKVFPADQLGRVSAIKGTVSTGTLPIGSLVGGLLAEQLGTVATMGLAAGGFGFAGLYFALRSPLRGVPAVKDVGPEKLDVHAQTSDSRE; encoded by the coding sequence ATGAGAGCACGGAGTGACGACCACAGCCAGAGGGAAGCGTCTCCGCCGCTCTGGAAAAACAGAGATTTCCTGCGGTTCTTCGTCGGCCAGTTCGTGACGAACGCCGGAGATAGTCTCTACAGTGTCGCTATCCTCTGGGCCGTCTTCGAGCTCAGTGGCTCCACGTTCTTGACCGGCGCCGCGAACTCGCTGTTGCTCCTCCCGTTCCTGTTGCAGATCGCTGCTGGACCCCTTATTGATCGGCTCCCAATCAAACACGTGCTGGTCGGGACGCAGGTGGTGCAGGGCGGTGCCATCCTCGTGCTCACCGTCGCAGCGTCTACCGGAGCGTTGAGCGTTCCACTCGTTTTCGTAACGATTCCAGTCCTGTCGCTGATGACCCTCGTTGCGGACCCGCTACGGGCGACGGTCGTCCCGCGAATCGTCCCCGAAGACCAGTTGTCGCGGAGTAACTCGGCGCTCACGACCATCACGCACGGACTCGATATGGTATTCGATGCGATGGGTGGACTGCTCATCGCCGCCTTCGGAGTGACGACGCTGTTCCTCCTCGATACGTTCACCTTCGCGGTAGCAGGGCTCCTGTTCTCCGGAATGCTGATTCCGGTCGTCGACGACGACAGCGACGGAGCCGGCGAGTCAGCCACCGCAACGTACCTCGCAGACCTGCGGGAGGGAGTAGACGTGCTCCGAGGGACCGTGTTTGTGGAGATTATGGGTACTTCCGCAGTGTTCAACTTCGCCGTCGGCGTAACGCTCGCAATCCTCCCAGCGTTCGGAGAGATGCTCGGTGGACCGGCTATCTACGGGCTCCTGCTGGGGGCGCTCGGTATCGGACGAGTTGTGGGGTCGGTGTCCGCATCACGCCTGACCCATCTGGCCTACGGTCGGTTCAAGCCGATCACCTACGTGTTCTCAGCGCTGCTCTGGGTCGGGTCGGTCGGTTCGCCATCGGTCGTCCTCACCGTCGTGCTGTTTGGTCTGGCGTGGGTTTCGGCTGGCATCGACGCTGTTATGCTCGAAACGTTGAGTCAGAAGGTGTTCCCCGCCGACCAGCTCGGCCGGGTGTCCGCTATCAAAGGTACGGTATCCACAGGCACGCTGCCAATCGGTTCGCTAGTCGGTGGTCTCCTCGCAGAACAGTTGGGGACGGTGGCGACGATGGGACTAGCCGCTGGGGGATTCGGGTTCGCCGGTCTCTATTTCGCGCTTCGGTCGCCGTTACGTGGCGTTCCAGCGGTGAAAGACGTGGGGCCGGAGAAACTCGACGTTCACGCGCAAACGTCGGACTCTCGGGAGTGA
- a CDS encoding amidohydrolase, giving the protein MKSTRNLVLTNGRIHPLTGDEPVEKLLAQDGEIASVGTADGLNRASGAETTTIDLGGRTVLPGFVDAHTHMEVIGQYQLEADLTDASSPSDCLERLGSLRDERRGTDDEWILGFGYDESNWGGDYLSRDQLDEVSTARPVIAYREDMHLASVNSVVLDRYGDELPGDDTRTAGGEPTGVLVEEAVNVLREATSADPDRTRQYLLAAQEYANRRGVTTVHDMVRRSHAPRVYRDLDSADELTLRVRVNYWRDHLDAVLETGLRSNHGSDRVRMGGIKTFTDGSIGGRTARLSEPYADAGSGDSPPDERGDWVVDPEQLAELVERVDDAGLQMTAHAIGDEAIAATLDAYDNTDGERHRVEHAEVLTDPLIERLAAADIVVSVQPNFLKWAREDGLYTRRLGDERRLASNRFGDLQAAGATLAFGSDCMPLAPLFGIAQVVDAPSPEQRLSVTDALRAYTVGAAYAGFDEERLGTIEVGKSADFVVLEESPWEADDIADIDVEMTVVGGDIVYDGRDH; this is encoded by the coding sequence ATGAAATCGACACGGAATCTCGTTCTCACGAACGGTCGAATCCATCCACTGACGGGCGACGAGCCGGTCGAGAAGCTCCTCGCACAGGACGGAGAGATCGCCAGTGTCGGTACCGCCGACGGGCTCAACCGCGCGAGCGGCGCCGAGACGACGACGATAGACCTCGGCGGGCGGACCGTACTGCCCGGGTTCGTCGACGCACACACCCACATGGAAGTTATCGGCCAGTACCAACTGGAGGCCGACCTCACCGATGCGAGCTCCCCCAGCGACTGTCTGGAGCGACTCGGATCGCTCCGTGACGAGCGCCGCGGGACCGATGACGAGTGGATACTTGGTTTCGGCTACGACGAGAGCAACTGGGGCGGTGACTACCTCAGTCGTGACCAGCTCGACGAGGTGAGTACGGCCCGCCCGGTCATCGCCTACCGTGAAGATATGCACCTCGCGTCGGTCAACAGCGTGGTCCTCGACCGCTACGGCGACGAGTTGCCCGGCGACGACACGCGTACTGCGGGCGGCGAGCCGACGGGCGTGCTCGTCGAGGAAGCGGTCAACGTGCTCCGGGAAGCTACCAGCGCCGACCCCGACCGTACCCGCCAGTATCTCCTTGCGGCACAGGAGTACGCCAATCGTCGCGGCGTGACGACCGTCCACGACATGGTCCGGCGGTCTCACGCGCCGCGGGTCTACCGCGACTTAGACAGTGCGGACGAACTCACTCTCCGCGTTCGCGTGAATTACTGGCGGGACCACCTCGATGCGGTGCTGGAGACGGGGCTACGGAGCAATCACGGCTCCGACCGTGTCCGGATGGGCGGTATCAAGACGTTCACCGACGGCAGCATCGGCGGACGAACCGCCCGCCTCTCGGAACCGTACGCGGACGCCGGGTCGGGCGATTCGCCGCCTGACGAGCGTGGCGACTGGGTGGTCGACCCCGAACAGCTGGCGGAACTGGTCGAACGCGTCGACGACGCCGGCCTCCAGATGACCGCTCACGCCATCGGCGACGAGGCGATCGCTGCGACGTTGGACGCCTACGACAACACCGACGGCGAGCGCCACCGGGTCGAGCACGCGGAGGTACTCACGGACCCGCTAATCGAGCGGCTGGCCGCTGCTGATATCGTCGTGAGTGTCCAGCCGAACTTCCTGAAGTGGGCCCGGGAAGATGGACTGTACACGCGACGTCTCGGCGACGAGCGTCGCCTCGCCTCCAATCGCTTTGGCGACCTTCAGGCGGCCGGGGCCACGCTCGCGTTCGGCAGCGACTGTATGCCGCTCGCCCCGCTGTTCGGCATCGCGCAGGTGGTCGATGCACCGTCGCCCGAACAGCGGCTGTCGGTGACCGACGCACTGCGTGCGTACACCGTCGGCGCCGCGTACGCTGGCTTCGACGAGGAGCGTCTGGGCACTATCGAAGTCGGCAAGTCCGCCGACTTCGTCGTCCTCGAGGAGTCGCCCTGGGAAGCCGACGACATCGCCGACATCGACGTCGAAATGACGGTCGTCGGTGGCGACATCGTCTACGACGGGCGCGATCACTGA